The following DNA comes from Anopheles coustani chromosome 2, idAnoCousDA_361_x.2, whole genome shotgun sequence.
TAGCCAACGTACGTGAACGGTATGAGAAAGTCGAACATTTCCCGGAAGCGAACGAAAAACCCGCAAAAAATGAGCATCGGAATGAGCGAGCAGGGTACGCAGAAGACGCTCAGCTCCAGCGGAAGGCAGCTACCCGCCAGCAGCCCCGTCATTTGAGCGATCCAGCTGGTAAAGATGCATATGCTCCACAGCATCACGATACGATCGGCCTCGATCGGTTGGGCGGTTAAGTAGTATGCTGTGGCCAAGAACACGGACGGACCAAGTATCTAAAATTTGAGACAGGAAACGGTGAAAAAATGATCCAGTAAAAACAGAACAAGAAGCCGGCTCTTACCAGGAATGGAAAATCTGCTACAAGTTTGGAGAAGTAATAGGCTCTAAGTGAATACCAGTTGTTCATTCTTTCCCGCACGAACACTGAAGCTTCGAGTGGAACTAAAAATATACAGAATGGTTAGCGTCCTGCAAGAAATATAAGTTTGCATCACCTTTCCGAGAAAGCACACTCACATGTCATAACTAGTGGCATCGAGTTGGCAAAAAAGACGAAAATCAGCAGGAAAAACAGACAGGATGCGTTGCTTAGAACTTTGTTTCCATCGTTTCCAACATCATAGAACACGAACGCAATCAGTAAACCGACGAAAAAATGTGCCAAAAGGCGCATCTTCGTAAGCTGCAGATCACGAAATGTGCACAACATCGTGCGACGTGTTAGGGTTACAAACTGTGCCCACTCGGAGGTCGGATACTGCCGATCTTTGCCCGCCGGACAGGTTACTCCTGGTTCGGCAACCGTTGTCAACATTGCATCCTTTTCGTCGCAATAGTCAGCACTGTTTGGAGCCGCTTTGCCGTTGGAAATCATCCTCTCCTGGATCTGCGCCTGTTCCTTCAGCTTTAAGATGTTTCCATCATGCTTGAGGCTCGCAATTTCCAGGGCGAAATCGGCCCGATTGTAGTAATTGGGGCATTCGAACCCACACGCCTTGAACGAGCTGACCAGCTCATCCAGCGGTCCTCGGTAGAGGGAATGGCCCTCCGATAGCACTAGCAGATCGTCAAACATTTGCAGAATACTCGAGCTGGGCTGGTGTATGACGCATACTACACACCGTCCGCTCACGGCCAGATCCTTCAGATGGGCGACTACCTGCATCGCCGCTATGATGTCCAG
Coding sequences within:
- the LOC131267072 gene encoding ATP-binding cassette sub-family G member 4-like, with the protein product MGTDTAIVIGGDGQDPARSTTLAFQDISYRVRHNDEPNKQLLHGVSGVFRSGRLAGILGPSGAGKSTLLNILSGFKTNNVTGNILVNGTAIDRRKYRREVSYTPQEVCLLGNISVTESMEFAADLKLAPDISKPHKTAEIESVLKLLGLSKCARNQVANLSGGEKKRLSIALELISNPKIMFFDEPTSGLDIIAAMQVVAHLKDLAVSGRCVVCVIHQPSSSILQMFDDLLVLSEGHSLYRGPLDELVSSFKACGFECPNYYNRADFALEIASLKHDGNILKLKEQAQIQERMISNGKAAPNSADYCDEKDAMLTTVAEPGVTCPAGKDRQYPTSEWAQFVTLTRRTMLCTFRDLQLTKMRLLAHFFVGLLIAFVFYDVGNDGNKVLSNASCLFFLLIFVFFANSMPLVMTFPLEASVFVRERMNNWYSLRAYYFSKLVADFPFLILGPSVFLATAYYLTAQPIEADRIVMLWSICIFTSWIAQMTGLLAGSCLPLELSVFCVPCSLIPMLIFCGFFVRFREMFDFLIPFTYVGYFRYSFEGAMQAIYGFDRPNLPCSGEFCYFSKVSKFMESFDMLENTFLMDVCGLVVWIFLLHVALYASLAWRLKRTR